One window of the Eucalyptus grandis isolate ANBG69807.140 chromosome 8, ASM1654582v1, whole genome shotgun sequence genome contains the following:
- the LOC104414628 gene encoding DNA-directed RNA polymerase V subunit 7 isoform X2, with the protein MFLKVQLPWNVIISAEDLDAKGLMLQRSITIRLLDDFACKKATKDLGYFCAVTTLDSIGEGKVRQYSGDVLFPVVFSGITFKLLRGEILDGVVHKVFKHGVLLRCGPVDNVYLSNQKMPDYKYVPGENPVFLNDKLSKISKDVMVRFMVIGTKWLEVEREFRVLVSLEGDFLGPIS; encoded by the coding sequence ATGTTTCTGAAGGTGCAGTTGCCGTGGAATGTGATCATTTCAGCAGAAGACCTGGATGCAAAGGGACTAATGCTGCAAAGGTCCATCACAATACGCCTATTGGATGACTTTGCATGTAAGAAGGCAACAAAGGACCTCGGTTATTTCTGTGCTGTGACGACACTGGATAGCATCGGCGAAGGGAAAGTGAGACAGTATTCTGGAGATGTCCTCTTCCCTGTGGTCTTCAGTGGCATCACCTTCAAGCTTCTCCGGGGAGAAATCCTGGACGGAGTGGTGCACAAGGTCTTCAAGCATGGGGTCTTGTTGAGATGCGGGCCTGTTGATAACGTCTACCTCTCCAACCAGAAGATGCCGGACTACAAGTATGTGCCTGGGGAGAATCCTGTATTCCTGAACGACAAGCTGTCCAAGATCAGTAAAGATGTGATGGTCCGATTCATGGTGATTGGAACAAAGTGGCTCGAGGTGGAGAGGGAGTTTCGGGTGTTAGTTAGCTTGGAGGGTGATTTCTTAGGTCCTATTTCATA
- the LOC104414630 gene encoding zinc finger Ran-binding domain-containing protein 2 isoform X1 → MAASSASSSSSASSSSDSASSPSRRRRRHRASGGTSSSSRRRERERDALKVRKKSRSNGKRRRRHRNRSSSDSCSSSDYSSDSSESGHDTSQRSKKPRKSDKPRKRKEKDRSKNRHHKRDKHKVKESEQDERSSGPVQLSKFLGRDQDDGVHRSAVSGKKILLKLDKSKEDKMAESKRSELLKFLNASFD, encoded by the exons ATGGCGGCATcttccgcctcctcctcctcctccgcatcctcctcctccgatTCGGCTTCCTCGCCgtcgcgccgccgtcgccgccaccgcgCTAGCGGCGGCACGagcagcagcagccgccgccgcgagagggagagggacgCCCTCAAAGTCCGCAAGAAGAGCCGGTCTAACGGCAAGCGGCGTCGCCGGCATCGCAACCGCTCTTCCTCGGATTCCTGCTCTTCCTCGGATTACTCCAG TGATAGTTCTGAAAGCGGGCATGACACGTCTCAACGCTCGAAGAAGCCAAGAAAAAGTGACAAGCCCAGGAAG CGCAAGGAAAAGGATAGGAGCAAGAATCGTCATCATAAACGTGATAAGCATAAAGTGAAGGAG AGTGAGCAGGATGAAAGAAGTAGTGGTCCGGTGCAGCTTTCTAAG TTTTTGGGGCGGGACCAAGATGATGGTGTTCATCGCAGTGCTGTCTCTGGCAAAAAG ATTCTTTTGAAACTTGACAAATCAAAGGAGGACAAGATGGCTGAAAGCAAAAGAAGTGAACTGCTAAAGTTCTTGAATGCTAGTTTTGATTGA
- the LOC104417295 gene encoding uncharacterized protein LOC104417295 translates to MNEKIADPTTYRHLANQKIPVQDDENGVIGSTNLDLKLSTKALGGHQNAHKQERALTKQRKGLEADLLGFHPHLSYYCSSVPQMPVYSGISRALEVRHESMLQKPFYPSSVLPGFGGLRQACGMNPNSRPPFDRTRVESLQSYGSGAVRLGESPPPPLAFDGSKSMKKEGDHPDEVLQTDGSDPSGIDLTLKL, encoded by the exons ATGAATGAAAAAATCGCCGACCCCACCACTTACCGTCATCTGGCAAATCAAAAGATACCCGTACAGGACGATGAGAACGGCGTCATTGGCTCAACCAACCTAGACCTCAAGCTTTCAACCAAG GCTTTGGGTGGGCACCAGAACGCGCACAAGCAAGAGCGGGCCCTCACCAAGCAGCGCAAGGGTTTGGAAGCTGACTTGCTTGGGTTTCATCCGCACTTGTCGTATTATTGCTCGAGTGTTCCTCAAATGCCTGTTTATTCGGGTATAAGTAGGGCGCTGGAGGTCCGCCATGAGTCGATGCTTCAGAAGCCATTTTACCCATCTTCCGTGCTTCCCGGATTCGGGGGTCTAAGGCAAGCCTGCGGCATGAACCCGAACTCGAGACCACCTTTCGATCGTACGAGAGTCGAGAGTCTTCAATCATATGGCAGCGGCGCCGTTCGTCTTGGTGAgtctccccctcctcctcttgcTTTTGATGGAAGCAAGTCAATGAAAAAGGAAGGTGATCATCCGGATGAAGTACTTCAAACAGATGGTTCTGATCCATCCGGAATTGATTTGACACTTAAGCTTTGA
- the LOC104431158 gene encoding DNA-directed RNA polymerase V subunit 7-like: MFLKVQLPWNVIISAEDLDAKGLMLQRSIIIRLLDDFACKKATKDLGYFSAVTTLDSIGEGKVRQHSGDVLFPVVFSGITFKLFRGEILDGVVHKVLKHGVFLRCGPVENVYLSNLKMADYKYVPGENPIFLNDKLSKIGKDVTVRFMVIGTKWLEVEREFQALVSLEGDFLGPVS; this comes from the coding sequence ATGTTTCTGAAGGTGCAGTTGCCATGGAATGTGATCATTTCGGCAGAAGACCTGGATGCAAAGGGATTAATGCTGCAAAGGTCCATCATAATACGCCTCTTGGATGACTTTGCGTGTAAGAAGGCAACAAAGGACCTGGGTTATTTCAGTGCTGTGACGACACTGGATAGCATTGGCGAAGGGAAAGTAAGACAACATTCTGGAGACGTCCTTTTCCCTGTGGTCTTCAGCGGCATCACCTTCAAGCTTTTCCGGGGAGAAATCCTGGATGGAGTGGTGCACAAGGTCCTCAAACATGGGGTCTTCTTAAGATGTGGGCCTGTCGAGAATGTCTACCTTTCCAACCTGAAGATGGCGGACTACAAATATGTGCCTGGGGAGAATCCTATATTCTTGAATGACAAGCTGTCCAAGATAGGTAAAGATGTGACAGTCCGATTCATGGTGATTGGAACGAAGTGGCTCGAGGTGGAGAGGGAGTTTCAGGCGTTGGTCAGCTTGGAGGGTGATTTCTTAGGACCTGTTTCATAG
- the LOC104414628 gene encoding DNA-directed RNA polymerase V subunit 7 isoform X1, whose amino-acid sequence MFLKVQLPWNVIISAEDLDAKGLMLQRSITIRLLDDFACKKATKDLGYFCAVTTLDSIGEGKVRQYSGDVLFPVVFSGITFKLLRGEILDGVVHKVFKHGVLLRCGPVDNVYLSNQKMPDYKYVPGENPVFLNDKLSKISKDVMVRFMVIGTKWLEVEREFRVLVSLEGDFLGPIS is encoded by the coding sequence ATGTTTCTGAAGGTGCAGTTGCCGTGGAATGTGATCATTTCAGCAGAAGACCTGGATGCAAAGGGACTAATGCTGCAAAGGTCCATCACAATACGCCTATTGGATGACTTTGCATGTAAGAAGGCAACAAAGGACCTCGGTTATTTCTGTGCTGTGACGACACTGGATAGCATCGGCGAAGGGAAAGTGAGACAGTATTCTGGAGATGTCCTCTTCCCTGTGGTCTTCAGTGGCATCACCTTCAAGCTTCTCCGGGGAGAAATCCTGGACGGAGTGGTGCACAAGGTCTTCAAGCATGGGGTCTTGTTGAGATGCGGGCCTGTTGATAACGTCTACCTCTCCAACCAGAAGATGCCGGACTACAAGTATGTGCCTGGGGAGAATCCTGTATTCCTGAACGACAAGCTGTCCAAGATCAGTAAAGATGTGATGGTCCGATTCATGGTGATTGGAACAAAGTGGCTCGAGGTGGAGAGGGAGTTTCGGGTGTTAGTTAGCTTGGAGGGTGATTTCTTAGGTCCTATTTCATAG
- the LOC104414630 gene encoding zinc finger Ran-binding domain-containing protein 2 isoform X2, which translates to MAASSASSSSSASSSSDSASSPSRRRRRHRASGGTSSSSRRRERERDALKVRKKSRSNGKRRRRHRNRSSSDSCSSSDYSSSESGHDTSQRSKKPRKSDKPRKRKEKDRSKNRHHKRDKHKVKESEQDERSSGPVQLSKFLGRDQDDGVHRSAVSGKKILLKLDKSKEDKMAESKRSELLKFLNASFD; encoded by the exons ATGGCGGCATcttccgcctcctcctcctcctccgcatcctcctcctccgatTCGGCTTCCTCGCCgtcgcgccgccgtcgccgccaccgcgCTAGCGGCGGCACGagcagcagcagccgccgccgcgagagggagagggacgCCCTCAAAGTCCGCAAGAAGAGCCGGTCTAACGGCAAGCGGCGTCGCCGGCATCGCAACCGCTCTTCCTCGGATTCCTGCTCTTCCTCGGATTACTCCAG TTCTGAAAGCGGGCATGACACGTCTCAACGCTCGAAGAAGCCAAGAAAAAGTGACAAGCCCAGGAAG CGCAAGGAAAAGGATAGGAGCAAGAATCGTCATCATAAACGTGATAAGCATAAAGTGAAGGAG AGTGAGCAGGATGAAAGAAGTAGTGGTCCGGTGCAGCTTTCTAAG TTTTTGGGGCGGGACCAAGATGATGGTGTTCATCGCAGTGCTGTCTCTGGCAAAAAG ATTCTTTTGAAACTTGACAAATCAAAGGAGGACAAGATGGCTGAAAGCAAAAGAAGTGAACTGCTAAAGTTCTTGAATGCTAGTTTTGATTGA
- the LOC104414631 gene encoding putative pectinesterase/pectinesterase inhibitor 28 produces the protein MSDGSDPRRRRRIAIIVVSSFILVVIGAAVTFGVYTASVSSQASKASEKTSEVSASIKAIEGICQPTDYKEACVRSLREAGANTADPKELIKASFKAAMKHIAEAAKKSTVLKELEKTPRAQQALSNCKKLMGFAINDLERSFDKLGELEFSKLDDALADLKVWLSAVVTYQDTCLDGFQNTTGNAGHKMREALKSSEELTSNVLAMVDEISLALAKMNLTNFNRKLLSDDNVIGHGDDFSMWATSLKRKLLSKTVAKLKPNLVVAKDGSGRFRTINEALKHIPLNSKKTFVLHIKAGVYKEQVVFDEKMTNVMLVGDGPTKTWISFNKNYADGTTTFKTATVSVFGDNFIARDIGFENSAGAIKHQAVALMVRSDMAIFHNCHMDGYQDTLYAHSKRQFYRDCTITGTIDFVLGDAAAVFQNCKMLIRKPLDNQQCIVTAQGRSKRREASALILQNCTITADPSYTPFKGQILSYLGRPWKAYSRTIIMESYIDDIIQPKGWMPWLGDFGLNTCFYAEYKNRGPGASTARRVKWKGIKKITPQHAVEFTAGRFMKGDRWIRTAGVPYVAGMLNA, from the exons ATGTCTGATGGGAGTGacccgaggaggaggaggaggatcgcGATCATCGTGGTCTCTTCATTCATCCTGGTCGTGATTGGCGCGGCTGTGACCTTTGGCGTGTACACGGCGAGTGTGTCCAGCCAGGCGTCGAAAGCCAGCGAGAAGACCAGTGAGGTCTCGGCCTCGATCAAAGCCATCGAGGGGATATGCCAACCGACCGATTACAAAGAAGCGTGCGTGCGGAGCCTCAGAGAGGCTGGTGCGAACACCGCCGATCCCAAGGAGCTCATAAAAGCCAGCTTCAAAGCCGCGATGAAGCACATTGCTGAGGCCGCAAAGAAATCAACGGTGCTGAAAGAGCTGGAGAAGACCCCGAGAGCGCAGCAGGCCCTAAGTAATTGCAAGAAGTTGATGGGGTTTGCAATCAACGACCTCGAGAGATCGTTCGACAAATTGGGCGAGCTCGAGTTTAGCAAGCTCGACGATGCATTGGCAGACTTGAAAGTCTGGCTCAGCGCCGTGGTCACCTACCAAGATACCTGCTTGGACGGATTCCAGAACACCACGGGCAACGCGGGCCACAAGATGAGGGAGGCGTTGAAGAGCTCCGAAGAATTGACCAGCAATGTACTCGCCATGGTCGACGAGATCTCCTTGGCCCTTGCTAAGATGAACCTCACAAACTTTAACCGCAAGCTCCTATCGGACGACAACGTGATTGGACACGGCGACGACTTCTCAATGTGGGCAACTAGCCT GAAGCGAAAGCTTCTCAGCAAGACAGTGGCCAAACTGAAGCCGAATCTTGTAGTTGCCAAGGATGGGAGTGGAAGATTCAGGACCATAAATGAAGCCCTAAAGCACATTCCATTGAATAGCAAGAAGACCTTTGTGCTCCACATCAAGGCTGGGGTTTATAAGGAGCAGGTGGTGTTCGATGAGAAGATGACCAATGTCATGTTGGTCGGCGATGGCCCAACCAAGACCTGGATCAGCTTCAACAAGAATTATGCTGATGGCACGACCACATTCAAAACTGCCACAGTCT CTGTCTTCGGAGACAACTTCATAGCGAGGGACATCGGCTTTGAGAACAGTGCTGGAGCGATAAAGCACCAGGCCGTGGCGCTCATGGTTCGATCCGACATGGCCATTTTCCACAACTGCCACATGGATGGCTATCAGGACACGCTCTATGCGCACAGCAAGCGCCAGTTCTACCGAGACTGCACTATCACCGGCACGATCGACTTTGTCCTCGGGGACGCGGCCGCTGTCTTCCAGAACTGCAAGATGCTCATCCGGAAGCCGCTGGACAACCAACAGTGTATTGTGACCGCTCAGGGGAGGTCGAAGAGGCGCGAGGCTTCGGCGCTCATCCTCCAGAATTGCACCATCACTGCGGACCCCTCGTACACACCCTTCAAGGGGCAGATACTCTCGTACCTCGGAAGGCCATGGAAGGCTTACTCGAGGACGATAATCATGGAGTCGTACATCGACGACATAATCCAGCCCAAGGGGTGGATGCCTTGGCTCGGCGACTTCGGTCTCAACACTTGCTTCTACGCTGAGTATAAGAACCGAGGACCCGGCGCGAGCACCGCCAGGCGCGTGAAGTGGAAGGGCATCAAGAAGATCACGCCGCAGCATGCTGTGGAATTCACGGCAGGGCGATTCATGAAGGGCGACAGGTGGATTCGCACGGCCGGAGTACCATACGTCGCCGGAATGTTGAACGCTTGA